Within the Streptomyces sp. R41 genome, the region CTGACCTTCCCGGCCGCCCACCCGGCCGTCGCGAGCGTGCTGGTCGGTGCCCGCTCGGCGGACGAAGTCCGCGACTGTGTACGGCAGTTCGCGAAGCCGGTGCCCTTGGAGTTCTGGGTGGAACTGCTCGCGGAAGGACTGCTGCCCGCCGCTGCCCCCGTACCCGTACAGGAGCCGTCATGAGAGTCGCGCTGCACACCAAGGTCCGCGCGGACCGTGTCGCCGAATACGAGGCCGCGCACCGCGAGGTCCCGGCCGAGCTGACCGCCGCGATCCGCGCGGCCGGAGCCACCTCCTGGACGATCTGGCGCAGCGGGACCGATCTCTTCCACGTCCTGGAGTGCGAGGACTACGGGCGGATGCTCGCCGAACTGGAGAAACTGCCGGTCAACATCGCCTGGCAGGCCCGCATGGCCGAACTCCTCGACGTCGTCCACGACTACTCCGACGAGGGCGCGGACGCCGGTCTGCCGGTCGTGTGGGAGCTGCCGTGAGCGTGGACGCGCACCACCATGTGTGGGACCTCTCCGTCCGCGACCAGGACTGGATCACGGGACCCGAACTCCAGCCCCTGCGAC harbors:
- a CDS encoding L-rhamnose mutarotase — protein: MRVALHTKVRADRVAEYEAAHREVPAELTAAIRAAGATSWTIWRSGTDLFHVLECEDYGRMLAELEKLPVNIAWQARMAELLDVVHDYSDEGADAGLPVVWELP